One Solanum pennellii chromosome 9, SPENNV200 DNA segment encodes these proteins:
- the LOC107030963 gene encoding sulfate transporter 3.1, with amino-acid sequence MGNAEYDEYSSSMKGEKNRKKHQVEIPAAQPFLKSLKNTVKETLFPDDPLRQFKNQPPLKKLILGLQYFFPIFEWAPRYTLDFFKSDLISGITIASLAIPQGISYAKLANLPPILGLYSSFVPALVYAVMGSSRDLAVGTVAVASLLIGSMLGEEVNPTQNPTLYLHIALTATFFAGLFEAALGIFRLGFIVDFLSHSTIVGFMGGAATVVILQQLKGILGLDHFTQSTDIISVLRSVFTQTHQWRWQSAVLGFCFLFYLLAARFFSQKRPKFFWVSAMAPLLSVILATILVYFTHAENHGVQVIGELKKGLNPISITDLSFGAPYLSIAIKTGIVTGVISLAEGIAVGRSFAMYKNYNIDGNKEMIAFGMMNIVGSCTSCYLTTGPFSRSAVNFNAGCKTAVSNIVMAVAVMVTLLVLTPLFHYTPLVVLSSIIVSAMLGLIDYNAAIHLWHVDKFDFLVCMSAYFGVVFASVEIGLVIAVALSLLRVLLYVARPRTLVLGNIPDSNIYRNVEQYPNTDIIGGVLILDLGAPIYFTNASYLRERISRWIDDEEDKLKSSGETLQYVILDMGAVGNIDTSGISMLEEVKRNLDRRDLKLVLANPGAEVMKKLNKSKFLEKLGQEWIFLTVGEAVESCNYMLHSCKPKSGMDAPFSNNV; translated from the exons ATGGGTAATGCAGAGTATGATGAATATTCATCATCaatgaaaggagaaaaaaacagaaaaaaacaCCAAGTTGAAATTCCAGCAGCACAGCCATTTTTAAAGTCACTTAAAAACACTGTAAAAGAAACATTGTTTCCAGATGATCCCCTTAGGCAATTCAAGAatcaaccaccattgaagaaatTGATACTTGGGCTTCAATATTTTTTCCCAATTTTCGAATGGGCGCCTCGATATACCCTTGATTTCTTTAAATCTGATCTTATTTCTGGGATTACTATAGCTAGTCTTGCTATTCCACAGGGAATTAGCTATGCTAAACTTGCCAATTTACCACCTATTCTTGGCCTAT ATTCTAGTTTTGTCCCAGCATTAGTGTACGCAGTAATGGGGAGTTCAAGAGATTTAGCAGTTGGAACAGTTGCTGTTGCATCACTTCTCATTGGTTCAATGTTAGGAGAGGAAGTTAATCCCACTCAAAATCCAACACTTTATCTTCATATTGCATTAACCGCAACATTCTTTGCCGGACTATTTGAAGCCGCACTTGGCATTTTCAG GTTGGGATTCATTGTGGATTTTCTATCTCATTCAACTATAGTAGGATTCATGGGAGGAGCAGCCACAGTTGTAATACTCCAACAATTAAAGGGAATACTTGGTCTTGACCATTTCACTCAGTCCACTGATATTATTTCGGTCTTGCGTTCCGTTTTTACCCAAACGCATCAG TGGCGATGGCAAAGTGCGGTTTTGGGTTTCTGTTTCCTTTTCTACCTGCTCGCAGCTAGATTCTTC AGCCAGAAAAGGCCCAAGTTTTTCTGGGTATCAGCAATGGCTCCATTATTATCTGTCATACTGGCAACTATTCTTGTTTATTTCACCCATGCTGAAAATCACGGCGTTCAAGTG ATAGGGGAGCTGAAAAAAGGGTTAAATCCAATATCGATAACAgatttgtcatttggagctccTTATCTCTCTATTGCTATAAAAACTGGCATAGTCACGGGTGTCATTTCTCTTGCT GAAGGAATAGCAGTGGGAAGAAGTTTTGCAATGTACAAGAACTATAATATAGATGGAAATAAAGAAATGATTGCTTTTGGTATGATGAACATTGTTGGCTCTTGCACTTCTTGCTACCTCACTACTG GTCCATTTTCGCGATCCGCGGTGAATTTCAACGCAGGATGTAAAACAGCAGTATCAAACATAGTTATGGCTGTAGCCGTGATGGTTACACTATTGGTGCTAACTCCATTGTTCCACTACACTCCATTAGTGGTTTTATCTTCCATAATTGTTTCAGCCATGCTTGGACTCATCGACTATAATGCTGCAATTCATCTATGGCATGTCGATAAATTCGATTTCTTGGTCTGCATGAGTGCCTATTTTGGCGTTGTATTTGCCAGCGTCGAAATTGGCTTAGTCATTGCT GTTGCTTTATCTTTGTTAAGAGTGTTACTCTATGTAGCAAGGCCAAGAACACTAGTACTTGGTAACATTCCAGATTCTAATATTTATAGAAATGTTGAACAATATCCTAATACAGACATTATTGGTGGGGTTCTCATACTTGACCTTGGTGCACCTATTTACTTTACAAATGCTAGCTACTTAAGAGAGAG gATCTCAAGGTGGATTGACGATGAGGAAGACAAGTTAAAATCTTCAGGGGAGACATTACAATATGTTATACTTGACATGGGAG CTGTAGGCAACATTGATACTAGCGGAATTAGTATGCTAGAAGAAGTCAAGAGAAATCTTGATAGAAGAGATCTCAAG CTTGTATTGGCAAATCCAGGTGCAGAAGTAATGAAGAAATTGAACAAATCCAAATTCCTCGAGAAATTAGGACAAGAATGGATATTTCTAACTGTTGGGGAAGCTGTGGAATCATGCAACTACATGCTTCACTCTTGTAAACCAAAATCCGGCATGGATGCTCCATTCAGCAATAACGTTTGA